From Pontibacter actiniarum, a single genomic window includes:
- the bioD gene encoding dethiobiotin synthase — translation MKQYFVTGIGTDVGKTVAAAILTEALQADYWKPVQAGGLDFTDTDTVKSLVSNERSIFHPEAYSLKMAASPHKAAAAEGVEIDVKGMRLPATQNNLVVEGAGGLMVPLNKRYLVLDLVQQLGLEVVLVSRNYLGSINHTLLTAEVLRYRKIPVAGIIFNGEENATSEDFIVKYTGLRRLPSIRQEADFCKDTVAAYAEQFKPYL, via the coding sequence ATGAAGCAATATTTTGTAACAGGAATCGGAACGGACGTTGGCAAAACAGTTGCCGCTGCCATACTTACCGAAGCCCTGCAGGCCGACTACTGGAAGCCTGTGCAAGCAGGCGGCCTGGACTTCACCGACACAGACACTGTAAAGAGTCTGGTTTCCAACGAGCGTTCGATCTTTCACCCGGAGGCGTACAGCCTCAAGATGGCAGCCTCCCCGCACAAGGCCGCCGCTGCAGAGGGTGTAGAGATCGACGTGAAAGGCATGCGCCTGCCCGCCACTCAAAACAACCTGGTTGTGGAAGGGGCCGGCGGCCTGATGGTGCCATTAAACAAGCGCTACCTGGTGCTGGACCTGGTACAGCAACTGGGCCTGGAGGTGGTGCTGGTTTCGCGCAACTACCTCGGGAGCATTAACCACACCCTGCTCACAGCGGAGGTGCTGCGCTACCGCAAAATACCGGTGGCCGGCATCATTTTTAACGGAGAGGAGAACGCCACTTCAGAGGATTTCATCGTGAAGTACACTGGGCTGCGTCGCCTGCCCTCTATCCGCCAGGAGGCTGATTTCTGCAAAGACACAGTGGCAGCGTATGCCGAGCAGTTTAAACCATACTTGTAA
- a CDS encoding aminotransferase class I/II-fold pyridoxal phosphate-dependent enzyme, whose translation MSNILEKLQQKLAERAAQGNLRQLKTTSGLTDFCSNDYLGLARSEELRALIHKEEDKYKHLPLGATGSRLLSGNHPLFEELEGLIARYHHAEAALLFNSGYTANVGLLSALPQRGDTVFYDEASHASMKDGLRLSFAKSYAFRHNSVEDLRQKLKHATGQVYVLAESVYSMDGDQAPLRELAQVCNAQQAALIVDEAHAVGLYGENGEGLVSALGLEQEVFARVLTYGKAMGSHGAAVVGPQLLRDFLINYSRAFIYTTGLPTHALVALKCAYTLLPGLTAARERAKERAHLLYRKLNKLSGIRCSPENSVILSVFLQQPQRLKELAAALQQEGFDVRPVLSPTVPQGTERLRVIVHAFNTEEEIEGLVQAIAKGT comes from the coding sequence ATGTCTAACATCCTAGAAAAGTTGCAGCAGAAGCTGGCGGAGCGTGCGGCACAGGGAAACCTGCGCCAGCTCAAAACCACTTCCGGCCTTACGGATTTCTGCTCTAACGATTACCTCGGCCTTGCTCGCTCTGAAGAATTGCGGGCACTTATCCACAAGGAGGAGGACAAGTATAAACATCTGCCATTGGGGGCTACCGGCTCCCGACTGTTATCAGGCAACCACCCTCTGTTTGAGGAGCTGGAAGGGCTGATTGCGCGCTACCACCATGCGGAGGCGGCGCTGCTGTTTAACTCCGGCTACACGGCCAATGTGGGCCTGCTGTCGGCACTGCCCCAGCGTGGCGATACCGTGTTTTATGACGAAGCCAGCCACGCCTCCATGAAAGACGGCTTGCGCCTGAGCTTTGCCAAAAGCTATGCCTTCCGCCACAACAGTGTGGAGGACCTGCGGCAAAAGCTGAAGCACGCCACGGGCCAGGTATATGTACTGGCAGAGTCGGTGTACTCGATGGACGGAGACCAGGCCCCCTTGCGGGAGCTGGCACAGGTTTGTAACGCGCAACAGGCGGCGCTGATTGTGGATGAGGCACATGCCGTGGGCCTCTACGGAGAGAACGGGGAAGGCCTTGTTTCGGCTTTGGGGCTGGAGCAGGAGGTGTTTGCACGGGTGCTGACCTACGGCAAAGCCATGGGCAGCCATGGAGCCGCAGTGGTGGGCCCGCAGCTGCTCCGCGACTTCCTCATCAACTACAGCCGCGCCTTTATCTATACAACTGGGTTGCCAACGCACGCGCTGGTGGCCCTGAAGTGCGCCTATACCTTACTCCCCGGGCTAACAGCGGCGCGGGAGCGGGCAAAGGAGCGGGCGCACCTATTGTACCGAAAACTGAACAAGCTGAGCGGTATTCGCTGCTCACCGGAAAACAGCGTGATACTGTCTGTTTTTCTGCAACAGCCTCAGCGGCTCAAGGAGCTGGCGGCTGCGCTGCAACAAGAAGGTTTTGACGTGCGCCCCGTGCTTAGCCCCACCGTGCCCCAGGGCACCGAACGGCTGCGCGTGATCGTGCATGCATTTAATACAGAAGAAGAAATTGAGGGCCTCGTGCAGGCCATAGCCAAAGGTACATGA
- the bioB gene encoding biotin synthase BioB — MTQNGQNTALRNDWSLEEIEAIYNKPVLELIVEAANVHKQYQATGEVQVCTLLSVKTGGCSEDCAYCPQAARYHTGVDVHKLMSQEQVMTAAQRAKEGGSTRFCMGAAWREVRDNRDFDKVLDMVKGVNDLGLEVCCTLGMVNEYQAEKLKEAGLYAYNHNLDTSEDNYASIITTRTYDDRLNTIDNVRKAGISVCSGGIIGLGETDQDRIGMLHTLSTMEQHPESVPVNALVPVKGTPLENQPLVSVWEMVRMIATARILMPKSMVRLSAGRERMSVTEQALCFLAGANSIFTGEKLLTTPNPDFDADKAMFDLLGLNPRKSFKEEAQPVVG; from the coding sequence ATGACGCAGAACGGACAAAACACAGCTCTCCGCAACGACTGGAGTCTGGAGGAAATAGAGGCGATTTACAACAAGCCTGTACTGGAACTGATCGTAGAGGCAGCCAATGTACACAAGCAGTACCAGGCAACCGGCGAAGTGCAGGTATGTACGCTGCTTTCAGTTAAAACAGGAGGCTGCTCTGAAGACTGTGCTTATTGCCCACAAGCTGCCCGCTATCATACGGGCGTGGATGTGCATAAACTAATGAGCCAGGAGCAGGTGATGACGGCTGCACAGCGTGCCAAAGAAGGCGGTTCTACCCGTTTCTGCATGGGCGCAGCCTGGCGCGAAGTTCGCGATAACCGCGACTTCGACAAAGTGCTGGACATGGTGAAAGGTGTAAACGACCTGGGCCTGGAGGTGTGCTGTACGTTGGGTATGGTAAACGAGTACCAGGCTGAGAAGCTGAAAGAGGCCGGTCTGTACGCCTACAACCACAACCTGGACACCTCAGAGGACAACTACGCCAGCATTATTACCACCCGCACCTACGATGATCGCCTTAACACGATCGACAACGTGCGCAAGGCTGGTATTTCTGTTTGCTCCGGCGGTATTATTGGCCTGGGAGAGACAGACCAAGACCGTATTGGCATGCTGCATACGCTATCTACCATGGAGCAGCACCCGGAATCAGTGCCGGTAAACGCCCTGGTACCGGTTAAAGGCACTCCCCTGGAGAACCAGCCGCTGGTATCGGTGTGGGAAATGGTGCGCATGATTGCCACGGCCCGTATCCTGATGCCAAAGTCAATGGTGCGCCTGTCTGCCGGCCGTGAGCGCATGAGCGTAACCGAGCAGGCGCTTTGCTTCCTGGCGGGCGCGAACTCCATCTTCACCGGTGAGAAGCTATTGACGACCCCTAACCCGGATTTCGACGCGGACAAAGCCATGTTCGACCTGCTGGGCCTGAACCCTAGAAAGTCTTTCAAAGAAGAAGCCCAACCGGTGGTTGGCTAG
- a CDS encoding glycoside hydrolase family 15 protein, which yields MKDYHSIEDYGLIGNLHTTALVSKTGSIDYLPFTRCDSPTVFAAILDNENGGYWRISPENGDVRYKQQYLPDTGILLTRFLAKDGIAELTDFMPVRKSKERGALVRELKVIKGKLRIRMDCRPRMNYARSGHTVEWQDDVAIISSNGDDGTCFRFMSSVAVEEQDGNLSGCWELKQGDRISFVIESMHNATAFEQKDLDYFTQIAFHDTVNFWQTWVEESNYEGRWHEMVLRSAITLKMLTSYEFGSTIAAATFSLPEAIGSIRNWDYRYTWIRDAAFTMSSFLRLGFLSEAGQFIDWLMRRCEEIQEASDLQLMYAVDGTSNLTEQVLDNLKGYKGSSPVRIGNKAFRQFQLDIYGELIQTIYLYDRHGGPVTFESWKHVQKFVDFVASNWQRKDHGIWEVRGNKEEFIHSKIMCWVALDRGIKLAQERSFPGPLDAWREVRDRIYLDVYENFWNEEKQAFVQYRGANVLDASVLIMPLVGMFSPAEPRWQSTLKAIEENLTTGSLVYRYNLSSNVDNLPGDEGTFCLCSFWYIESLAVAGDLQKARLYFEKMLGYSNHLGLYSEQVGLQGQLLGNFPQAFTHLALISAALELNLSLSDLQSRQPRRPA from the coding sequence ATGAAAGACTACCACTCTATTGAAGATTACGGCCTGATCGGCAACCTGCATACCACGGCGCTTGTCTCCAAAACCGGCTCCATCGACTACCTGCCCTTTACCCGCTGCGACTCCCCCACCGTTTTTGCGGCCATCCTCGACAATGAAAACGGAGGATACTGGCGCATTTCTCCGGAAAACGGCGATGTCCGCTATAAGCAGCAATACCTGCCGGACACAGGCATTTTGCTGACCCGCTTTCTGGCGAAGGATGGGATTGCTGAACTCACTGACTTCATGCCGGTGCGCAAGAGCAAGGAAAGAGGCGCCCTGGTGCGGGAGCTGAAGGTGATCAAAGGCAAGCTCCGCATCAGGATGGACTGCAGGCCCCGCATGAACTATGCCCGGTCTGGCCATACGGTCGAGTGGCAGGATGACGTGGCCATCATCAGCAGCAACGGCGACGACGGTACTTGCTTCCGTTTTATGAGCAGCGTTGCCGTGGAGGAGCAGGACGGCAACCTCAGCGGCTGCTGGGAGCTGAAACAGGGCGACAGGATTTCCTTCGTCATCGAATCCATGCACAACGCCACGGCTTTCGAGCAAAAGGACCTGGACTACTTTACCCAGATCGCCTTTCATGATACGGTTAACTTTTGGCAGACCTGGGTGGAGGAGAGCAATTACGAGGGCAGGTGGCACGAAATGGTGCTGCGCTCCGCCATCACGCTAAAGATGCTCACCTCCTATGAGTTTGGGTCTACCATCGCGGCGGCTACGTTCAGCCTGCCCGAGGCGATAGGCAGCATCCGCAACTGGGACTACCGCTATACCTGGATCCGGGATGCGGCGTTTACCATGTCCTCCTTCCTCCGCCTGGGCTTCCTGAGCGAGGCCGGACAGTTCATCGACTGGCTGATGCGGCGCTGCGAAGAGATACAGGAGGCTTCCGACCTGCAGCTCATGTACGCCGTCGACGGCACTTCCAACCTCACCGAGCAGGTGCTGGATAACCTCAAAGGCTACAAAGGCTCTTCTCCCGTCCGTATCGGGAACAAGGCTTTCAGGCAGTTCCAGCTGGATATTTATGGCGAACTGATTCAAACCATCTACCTCTACGACCGGCACGGCGGACCGGTAACCTTTGAGTCCTGGAAACACGTGCAGAAATTTGTGGACTTTGTGGCCAGCAACTGGCAACGGAAAGACCACGGCATCTGGGAGGTGCGCGGCAACAAGGAAGAGTTCATCCACTCCAAGATCATGTGCTGGGTAGCGTTGGACAGAGGCATTAAGCTGGCGCAGGAGCGCTCCTTTCCGGGCCCGCTGGACGCGTGGCGCGAAGTAAGGGACCGCATCTACCTAGACGTGTATGAGAACTTCTGGAACGAGGAGAAGCAGGCCTTTGTACAATACCGCGGGGCAAACGTGCTGGACGCCTCCGTGCTGATCATGCCGCTGGTGGGCATGTTTAGCCCGGCGGAGCCGCGCTGGCAGTCTACTTTAAAGGCTATCGAAGAAAACCTTACCACCGGCTCACTGGTTTACCGCTACAACCTCAGCAGCAACGTCGATAACCTGCCCGGCGACGAAGGCACCTTCTGCCTTTGCTCTTTCTGGTATATCGAGAGCCTGGCCGTTGCCGGCGACCTGCAGAAGGCCCGGCTATACTTTGAGAAGATGCTGGGCTACTCCAACCACCTGGGCCTCTACTCGGAGCAGGTGGGGTTGCAGGGGCAGCTTCTGGGTAACTTCCCCCAGGCGTTTACCCACCTTGCCCTCATCAGCGCGGCGCTGGAGCTAAACCTAAGCCTGAGTGACCTGCAGTCACGCCAGCCCCGGCGGCCTGCTTAA
- a CDS encoding vitamin K epoxide reductase family protein: MGKDKQNMQSEDGQEQGGMGMRGVTRPMAEKQMRKHHQKMQGHNDNGDHKDMKMDPEMRKKMLHMHHQQTLWVYWLIMLLGAWVLISPLSFDYSIGTVQPSGGREVWLTMQQRISFMKWSDIISGALLIFFGWRGLTPNRPVSLWICCFVGIWLTMAPLLFWAPTAVAYLNDTMVGALIIGLTILIPGMPNMIMYMEMGPKVPPGWSYNPSSWPQRWIMIVLGFVGWVVSRYLAAFQLGYIDSVWDPFFGSQSEQVLNSSMSHSLPVSDAGLGAIAYTIEFLMGWMGSPARWRTMPWMVAVFGIVVIPLGLVHIFLVISQPVVVGAWCTFCLLAAAIMLPMIPLEVDEVIAMVQFMKKKMNKGEGFWKLFWKGGTIEGGEKEEHATEVMRLPEQPGKVFAASIWGMSFPWTLVVSTLLGIALVFAPGVFGVPIKDTVADVFHLSGSLMVVVSVICMGEPMRIGRYLNVLLGLAVAVAPWFLGGPTALHITGVVLGLAVAALAFPLGPKTQRYAGWDEYIK, encoded by the coding sequence ATGGGAAAAGACAAACAAAACATGCAAAGCGAGGACGGGCAGGAGCAAGGGGGGATGGGTATGCGCGGGGTTACCCGGCCTATGGCTGAGAAACAAATGCGGAAGCACCACCAGAAAATGCAGGGCCATAACGACAACGGGGACCATAAAGACATGAAAATGGACCCGGAGATGCGCAAAAAAATGCTGCACATGCACCACCAGCAAACGCTCTGGGTGTATTGGCTGATCATGCTTTTAGGCGCCTGGGTCCTGATTTCCCCGCTGAGCTTTGACTACAGCATTGGCACGGTGCAGCCTTCGGGCGGGCGGGAAGTATGGCTCACGATGCAGCAGCGCATCTCGTTCATGAAGTGGAGCGACATCATCAGCGGTGCGTTGCTGATCTTCTTTGGCTGGCGCGGCCTGACGCCGAACCGGCCCGTCAGCCTCTGGATCTGTTGCTTTGTCGGCATCTGGCTTACCATGGCGCCGCTGCTCTTCTGGGCCCCTACGGCTGTCGCCTACCTCAACGATACCATGGTGGGAGCCCTGATAATTGGCCTGACCATTCTGATTCCGGGCATGCCGAACATGATCATGTACATGGAAATGGGGCCGAAAGTGCCGCCGGGGTGGTCCTACAACCCCTCCAGTTGGCCACAGCGCTGGATTATGATCGTGCTTGGCTTCGTGGGCTGGGTGGTGTCGCGCTACCTGGCCGCCTTTCAGCTCGGTTACATTGACTCGGTGTGGGACCCTTTTTTCGGGAGCCAGAGTGAGCAGGTGCTGAACTCCAGCATGTCGCACTCGCTGCCGGTTTCGGACGCAGGCCTGGGCGCTATTGCCTACACCATTGAGTTCCTGATGGGTTGGATGGGCAGCCCCGCCCGCTGGCGCACCATGCCCTGGATGGTGGCCGTGTTCGGTATCGTGGTGATCCCGCTGGGGCTGGTGCACATCTTCCTGGTGATCTCGCAACCGGTGGTGGTGGGGGCATGGTGCACCTTCTGCCTGTTGGCTGCCGCTATCATGCTGCCAATGATCCCGCTGGAGGTGGACGAGGTAATTGCCATGGTACAGTTCATGAAAAAGAAGATGAACAAAGGCGAAGGCTTCTGGAAGCTTTTCTGGAAGGGCGGCACCATAGAGGGTGGCGAAAAAGAGGAGCACGCCACAGAGGTGATGCGCCTGCCCGAGCAACCGGGTAAAGTGTTCGCGGCCTCCATATGGGGCATGAGCTTCCCGTGGACGCTGGTGGTGTCCACGCTGCTGGGCATTGCGCTGGTGTTCGCGCCGGGCGTGTTTGGCGTGCCGATCAAAGACACGGTAGCCGATGTGTTTCACCTGTCGGGCTCGCTGATGGTGGTGGTGTCGGTGATTTGCATGGGAGAGCCCATGCGCATCGGGCGTTACCTGAATGTTTTGCTGGGGCTGGCAGTGGCGGTGGCTCCCTGGTTCCTCGGCGGCCCCACGGCTCTGCACATCACCGGTGTGGTGCTAGGCCTGGCCGTGGCCGCCCTGGCTTTCCCGCTTGGACCAAAAACGCAACGCTATGCAGGCTGGGATGAGTACATCAAGTAA
- a CDS encoding amylo-alpha-1,6-glucosidase — MSTSSKLKVGEGLLTDEQMEQQVRQVLYENMIQGHNGGYTFHYTKPSPGTYPFQYFWDTCFHVFILTALGDHDMAKKHIRSLFLLQEPDGFVGHIIYWKRPFPARATDVFQLRPKSLLRLTQPHMTALVQPPLVAEAVQRIYRCSHDTAYVREVLPKLKAYYDWLHRNRDFEGEGLLSIISPYESGMDWKASFDPVLGFRKGRGDWRLFLKVMWLEMGNFRRGYNLERLYEQDNFIVKDVAFNTIYAQNLQALAELCEAVGDPEAGKYKKRSDQCCESILKYMYNEADAAFYDLAGQRMEQLRTATATIFFPVVLPNIPRRISEAVLQRHLLHKDGFSVPYPIPSLSVREPAFYPGESVYIWRGPTWVVFNWFMHRYLLHKGYPEEADKLLASVRKLISQSGFREYYDPFTGQGHGAQGFTWSGLVLDMIKGSRGYK, encoded by the coding sequence ATGAGTACATCAAGTAAATTGAAAGTGGGAGAGGGGCTGCTGACGGATGAGCAGATGGAGCAGCAGGTGCGCCAGGTGCTGTACGAGAACATGATACAGGGGCACAACGGGGGCTACACCTTTCACTACACGAAGCCTTCGCCCGGCACATACCCCTTCCAGTACTTCTGGGACACCTGCTTCCATGTATTTATACTTACGGCCCTGGGCGACCACGACATGGCGAAGAAGCACATCCGGAGCCTGTTTCTGCTGCAGGAGCCTGACGGGTTTGTGGGGCATATTATTTACTGGAAGCGGCCGTTCCCGGCACGGGCTACGGATGTGTTCCAGCTGAGGCCAAAATCCCTGCTCCGGCTCACACAGCCTCACATGACTGCCCTGGTGCAGCCGCCGCTGGTGGCTGAGGCGGTGCAGCGCATCTACCGCTGCTCCCACGACACCGCCTACGTGCGGGAAGTGCTCCCGAAGCTGAAGGCGTACTACGACTGGCTCCACCGCAACCGCGACTTTGAGGGGGAGGGGCTGCTGTCTATTATCTCGCCCTACGAATCCGGCATGGACTGGAAGGCAAGCTTTGACCCGGTGCTGGGCTTTCGGAAGGGCAGGGGCGACTGGCGGCTTTTCCTGAAGGTGATGTGGCTGGAGATGGGCAACTTCCGGCGGGGCTATAATCTGGAGCGCCTCTACGAGCAGGATAACTTTATCGTGAAGGACGTAGCTTTCAACACCATCTATGCCCAGAACCTGCAGGCGCTGGCAGAACTGTGCGAAGCAGTGGGCGACCCGGAGGCGGGCAAGTATAAAAAGCGGTCGGACCAGTGCTGCGAGAGCATTCTCAAGTACATGTACAACGAAGCCGACGCCGCTTTCTATGACCTGGCGGGGCAGCGGATGGAGCAGCTGCGCACTGCCACGGCTACTATCTTCTTCCCGGTGGTGCTGCCCAACATTCCCAGGCGCATCAGCGAGGCCGTGCTGCAGCGCCACCTGCTGCACAAAGACGGCTTCAGCGTGCCTTACCCCATTCCGTCGCTCTCCGTAAGGGAGCCTGCGTTTTACCCGGGCGAGTCCGTCTACATCTGGCGCGGCCCGACGTGGGTGGTCTTTAACTGGTTTATGCACCGCTACCTGTTGCACAAGGGCTACCCGGAGGAGGCCGACAAGCTGCTGGCAAGCGTTAGAAAGCTGATCTCGCAAAGCGGCTTCCGGGAGTACTATGATCCCTTTACCGGCCAGGGCCACGGTGCCCAGGGATTCACCTGGTCTGGTTTGGTGCTGGATATGATCAAAGGCAGCAGGGGCTACAAATAA
- a CDS encoding DMT family transporter, translated as MPQLNFNWVILLPFFAGAAVATQTAINGQLRASVGSPLVAAFISFSIGTLLLASLILITRQEMPSLSQVSGVEWYKFLGGVLGAFFIMSVIVSVQRLSIANLLALVIAGQLIIALVYDHFGLLGLKQSPITLTRLAGAVALIIGAYLINKK; from the coding sequence ATGCCACAGCTTAACTTTAACTGGGTTATACTTTTACCTTTTTTCGCCGGGGCAGCCGTTGCCACCCAAACCGCCATCAACGGGCAGTTAAGGGCTTCGGTCGGCAGCCCCCTTGTAGCAGCCTTTATCTCCTTTAGCATAGGTACCCTTCTGCTGGCGTCCCTTATCCTGATCACCAGGCAAGAGATGCCCTCCCTTAGCCAGGTGTCAGGCGTTGAATGGTACAAGTTCTTGGGAGGCGTGCTCGGTGCCTTCTTTATCATGTCGGTGATTGTTTCGGTGCAGCGCCTGAGCATTGCCAACCTGCTGGCCCTGGTCATTGCCGGCCAGCTCATTATTGCCCTGGTGTATGACCACTTCGGCCTGCTGGGCCTCAAGCAAAGCCCTATTACGCTCACGCGCCTGGCGGGCGCCGTGGCCTTGATTATCGGTGCCTACCTGATCAATAAAAAATAA
- a CDS encoding glucose 1-dehydrogenase yields the protein MTYKASDRLAGKVAVVTGASSGIGQGIAIAMGQAGAKVVINYHSDAAGARQTQQQIEKAGGEAIIRQADVAKPEEAQELIEAAKEQFGAVDILVNNAGVQQDQAFLEMTLEEWKKVIDTNLTGHFLCAQAAAREFAKRQVKQEEKTCAGNIIFISSVHDIIPWAGRANYTAAKGGLQMLMKTLAQELAKYKIRVNAISPGAIKTDINRKEWESEEGRKKMLAQIPYGRIGEPEDIAKVALWLATDEADYITGSTIYVDGGMTLFPSFSE from the coding sequence ATGACTTACAAAGCATCAGACAGGTTGGCAGGAAAAGTGGCCGTGGTCACAGGGGCCAGCTCCGGGATAGGCCAGGGCATTGCCATTGCCATGGGGCAGGCAGGCGCAAAGGTTGTGATCAACTACCACTCCGACGCGGCGGGTGCCCGGCAAACACAGCAACAGATTGAAAAGGCAGGCGGCGAGGCTATCATACGGCAGGCCGATGTGGCCAAACCGGAAGAGGCACAGGAACTGATAGAAGCAGCAAAAGAACAATTTGGCGCAGTAGACATCCTGGTTAATAACGCGGGCGTGCAGCAGGACCAGGCTTTTCTGGAGATGACGCTGGAGGAGTGGAAGAAGGTGATCGACACCAACCTGACCGGGCACTTCCTTTGCGCACAGGCCGCCGCCCGGGAGTTTGCGAAGCGCCAGGTGAAGCAGGAGGAAAAAACCTGCGCCGGCAATATTATTTTCATCAGCTCCGTGCACGACATCATCCCCTGGGCCGGTCGCGCGAACTACACCGCCGCCAAGGGAGGCCTGCAAATGCTCATGAAAACACTGGCGCAGGAGCTGGCCAAGTATAAAATCCGGGTCAACGCGATCTCTCCGGGCGCTATCAAAACCGATATCAACCGCAAAGAGTGGGAAAGTGAGGAAGGCAGGAAAAAGATGCTCGCCCAGATCCCCTACGGCCGCATCGGCGAACCCGAGGACATTGCCAAAGTAGCCCTATGGCTGGCTACCGACGAGGCCGACTACATAACGGGCTCTACCATCTACGTGGACGGGGGCATGACGCTTTTCCCCTCTTTCAGCGAGTAA
- a CDS encoding alkaline phosphatase family protein — protein sequence MQKTVVLNIVGLTKSLIGKHTPNLAKWAATAQQTSIKPVLPAVTCTAQSTYLTGKWPEEHGIVANGWYFREEDEIKLWRQSNKLVQAPKVWELAKAVDPTFTVANMGWWYNMNTTADYTLTPRPQYLADGRKLPDCYTQPADLRDTLQAQLGTFPLFNYWGPNTSIKSSKWIADASIITDNLYNPTLTLIYLPHLDYNLQRLGPSDPRIAKDLQEIDTVAGELISFYEARGAQVMVLSEYGISDVNQPVHLNRVLREKGYLNVRVERGTELLDMAMSEAFAVADHQVAHVYVKDKAKTAEVKQLLQQTAGVEEVLEGKERYKYRLAHERCGELVVVAKPHAWFTYYFWLDDKKAPDYARMVDIHKKPGFDPVEMFIDPKIKFPMPLVAGKLLRKKLGFRTVLDIIPLDATLVKGSHGRVPEDKNEWPLLLTKYRPELPQEVQAVDVFDIMLQHLQVPRQEPEFLAEV from the coding sequence ATGCAGAAAACGGTAGTTCTGAACATCGTAGGGCTCACGAAATCCCTAATCGGTAAACATACCCCCAACCTGGCTAAATGGGCTGCAACGGCGCAGCAAACAAGTATAAAACCCGTACTTCCGGCTGTTACCTGCACGGCCCAGTCCACGTACCTCACCGGCAAGTGGCCCGAGGAGCACGGCATTGTGGCCAACGGCTGGTACTTTAGAGAGGAGGACGAGATAAAGCTGTGGCGCCAGTCGAACAAGCTGGTGCAGGCGCCGAAGGTGTGGGAACTGGCCAAGGCCGTCGACCCTACTTTTACCGTGGCCAACATGGGCTGGTGGTACAATATGAACACCACCGCCGACTACACCCTGACGCCGCGCCCGCAGTACCTGGCCGACGGCCGGAAGCTCCCTGACTGCTACACCCAACCCGCCGACCTGCGCGATACGCTGCAGGCGCAGCTGGGCACTTTTCCGCTGTTTAACTACTGGGGGCCAAACACCTCCATAAAGTCGAGCAAGTGGATCGCCGACGCGAGTATCATCACAGACAACCTGTACAACCCCACGCTCACGCTGATCTACCTGCCGCACCTGGACTACAACCTGCAGCGCCTCGGCCCGTCTGACCCGCGCATAGCCAAGGACCTGCAGGAGATAGACACCGTAGCCGGCGAGCTGATTTCGTTTTACGAAGCCCGGGGCGCTCAGGTAATGGTGCTGTCGGAGTACGGTATTTCGGATGTGAACCAGCCGGTGCACCTGAACCGTGTGCTGCGCGAGAAAGGCTACCTGAACGTGCGGGTGGAGCGGGGCACCGAGCTGCTGGACATGGCCATGAGCGAAGCCTTCGCCGTGGCCGACCACCAGGTGGCCCATGTTTATGTAAAAGACAAAGCTAAAACGGCAGAGGTGAAACAGCTGCTACAGCAGACAGCGGGTGTGGAAGAGGTGCTGGAGGGCAAGGAGCGGTACAAGTACCGGCTGGCGCACGAACGCTGCGGCGAGCTGGTGGTGGTCGCTAAGCCCCATGCCTGGTTTACCTACTACTTCTGGCTGGACGATAAAAAGGCCCCGGACTACGCCCGCATGGTAGACATTCATAAAAAGCCCGGCTTCGACCCGGTGGAAATGTTTATCGACCCGAAGATAAAATTCCCGATGCCGCTGGTCGCCGGAAAGCTGCTGCGCAAAAAACTGGGCTTCCGCACCGTGCTGGATATTATTCCGCTGGATGCCACCCTGGTAAAGGGCTCCCACGGCCGCGTTCCCGAAGATAAGAACGAATGGCCGCTTCTGCTGACCAAGTATAGGCCCGAGCTGCCGCAGGAGGTGCAGGCAGTGGATGTGTTTGATATTATGCTACAGCACCTGCAGGTACCCAGGCAAGAACCCGAGTTTCTTGCAGAAGTATAA